The Verrucomicrobiia bacterium genomic sequence ACCCGCGTCGCCGGGCGTCGCCCCCACCGGTCTCCCTGCGTCTCCAACTCCACCCAGGCGGGTGGTCGCACCATCGGCTCCGGTGGAAACAACCATCGCACCGCGCCCACCACCCCCAACGTCAGCCACAAACCCACGCGCCAACCCATGCCCCGCCGTGCACGCTGCGTCGTGCCAGTGGTAACTCGGCCAAACCCCATGCCCATTTATGCCCCACCCTCCCACCCCTGGCAATGCGCGCGTTTCTTATCTCTGCCCCCCCCAGCGCGTATGCATGACGTACTCAGGCGAGCTTTGGTCGGCGCAGGGTGATGAAGGTCATGGCCTTGGTGAGGTTGTCTTCGCCCATGACGGCTTGAAAGTCGGTGAGGGATTTCTGCGCGGGCTTGGGCTGCTGAAGCCCCCAGTGCATGAACAGGCCGATGACCACTCGCCGGACCATGCCCAGGATCAGCAGGCCGTTGGTGTTGCGAACCC encodes the following:
- a CDS encoding transposase; this translates as MTRQRTGRKDETVGLITDLTPAELSASQWLDANRQGWGIENGSHQRLDVSLNDDRCRVRNTNGLLILGMVRRVVIGLFMHWGLQQPKPAQKSLTDFQAVMGEDNLTKAMTFITLRRPKLA